The DNA segment TCCAACTTGGTTTCCAAAAAATCAAGAAGAGGAAATGTTGCGGGAAATTATCGATGAAGCACTTTCGGCGCCGAGTATCAGCATTCATAAGTTAAGAGAAGATACAGCGATTATGATGAGTTGCAAAAAATCAATTAAAGCAAATCACTATTTGACTATGCAAGATATGGAAGCTTTGCTTGATACACTGAGAGAAGCAAGCGATCCATTCACATGTCCCCATGGTCGTCCTGTTATTATTCAATATTCGACTTACGAACTGGAAAAAATGTTTAAACGCGTAATGTAAAAGAGGAGGAATATCATTGGAGTTACCATTCTCTGGTCAACCGATCATCCCAGCAGCGCACAATCAAAAAGATATGGAAAAAATATTAGAACTAGATTTAACTTACATGGTTATGTTGGAAACACACGTCGCGCAACTTAAATCTTTAGTCAAGTACGCGCAAGCTGCCGGTAAGAAAGTGCTCTTACATGCTGATTTAGTCAATGGTTTAAAAAATGATGACTATGCTATTGATTTTTTATGTAAGGAAATTCATCCAGATGGTATTATTTCGACAAGAGGTAATGCCATTATGAAGGCAAAACAACATAAAATGCTTGCCATCCAACGTTTATTTATGATTGATTCTAGTGCATATAACAAAGGCGTAGCTCTGATTCAAAAAGTTCAACCAGATTGCATTGAACTTTTACCTGGAATTATTCCAGAACAAGTACAAAAAATGACCCAAAAGCTGCATATTCCTGTTATTGCTGGTGGATTGATTGAAACACAAGAACAAATCGATCAAGTAATCGCAAGCGGAGCAGTTGCTGTAACCACATCGAATAAGCATTTATGGTAGAAGCTTAAGCTAAATCGTTTATATAAAACGTTTTAGCTTTTTTTATGAAAAACAATGAAAACGCTATATAACTCGTGCAACCCTTGCGCTTCAAAGTGTTAAGCGTTTTCTAGCTGTTCTATAGGAATTTTCTACTTTCAAACTGTACCATAACAGAAAGGGTGGTCTTAAGTAATACAGCAAAAAAATAAAACTTAAAATTAAAACAAAATTAGAATGATAACAAACTAAAAAAACAGCATAAACGCCTAATTCATGCTATTTTAAGTATAAAAGTCACAGAAAGTTCATAAAAAAGTTTGAAAAACATTGCACAAAACTGTAGCATTTTTTGTAGAATATGTTATGATAACAGTGTAGTTTATTTATAAATTAGTTTGCTCAAAAAAGCACGCTCGAGATTGAACAATAAATGGAGGTTATATGATGACTGAACAATGGTATGAATTCGCAGGTGGTAACTGGCAACAAGAAGTAGATGTACGTGACTTTATCTTAAAAAACTATCGCTTATATGACGGTGACGACACATTCTTAGTTGGCCCAACCGAAGCAACAACAAAACTTTGGGATCAAGTAATGGACTTAACTAAACAAGAACGTGAAAACGGTGGCGTACTGGATATGGATACCAAAATCGTTTCAACCATTACTTCACATGACCCAGGTTACTTAAACAAAGACTTAGAAAAAGTTGTCGGTGTTCAAACTGACGTACCGTTCAAACGCGCTTTACAACCATTTGGTGGAATCCGTATGGCAGAAGTAGCAGCTGAATCTTATGGTTTTAAAGTTGATGAAGAAATTAGTCATATTTTTTCTGAATACCGCAAAACGCATAACCAAGGTGTATTTGATGCTTATACAGCTGAAATGCGCGCAGCTCGTAAATCTGGCGTAATCACTGGTCTTCCAGATGCATATGGCCGTGGCCGTATTATTGGTGACTACCGTCGTGTAGCACTTTATGGAGTAGATTTCTTAATTAAACAAAAGAAACAAGATTTAAACAATACAGGTTTACGCACAATGAGTGATGACGTTATCCGTCAACGTGAAGAACTAAACGAACAAATCCGTGCTCTTGGCGAACTAAAAGTGCTAGGTGAAAAACATGGTTTCGATCTTTCTCGCCCTGCTAAAACTGCACAAGAAGCTTTCCAATGGTTGTACCTTGGTTACTTAGCTGCAATTAAAGAACAAAATGGTGCTGCAATGAGTTTAGGTCGTACATCTACATTCCTTGATATTTATGTAGAACGTGATCTTCGCAATGGCTTAATCACTGAAGAAGAAGCGCAAGAAATTGTTGATCACTTCATCATGAAATTACGTCTTGTGAAATTTGCTCGTACACCGGATTATAATGAATTATTCTCTGGAGATCCTACTTGGGTTACTGAATCCATTGGTGGTATTACGGAAGAAGGCGTTCCACTAGTAACGAAAAACTCCTTCCGTTTCTTACACACATTAGATAACTTAGGACCAGCTCCAGAACCAAACTTAACTGTACTTTGGTCTACTCAATTACCGTCTGGTTTCAAAAAATTCTGTGCTAAAATGTCTATCAAAACATCTGCTATTCAATATGAAAATGACGATGTTATGCGCCCTAAATGGGGTGACGATTACGCAATCGCTTGTTGTGTCTCTGCAATGCGTGTTGGTAAACAAATGCAATTCTTTGGTGCTCGTGCTAACCTTGCTAAAACACTTCTTTATGCAATCAATGGTGGTATTGACGAAAAATCTAAAGCACAAGTTGGACCAGCTTACCGTCCAGTAGAAGGCGATGTATTAGATTACAAAGAAGTTATGGAAAAATATGATGCAATGATGGAATGGATTGCTGAACTTTACCTAAATACACTAAACGTAATTCACTATATGCACGATAAATATGCGTACGAACGTATCGAAATGGCTTTACACGATACAGAAGTATTACGTACAATGGCAACTGGTATCGCTGGACTTTCTGTTGCAGCTGACTCCTTATCTGCTATTAAATATGCTACTGTTCGTCCAATTCGTGACGAAGACGGTATCGTCGTTGATTATGAAATCGAAGGCGACTATCCTAAATACGGAAACAATGATGACCGTGTTGATGAAATCGCAGTAGAGCTTCTAAAAACATTCATGACAAAAGTTAGAAAACATAAAACTTACCGTGATGCAGTTCATACAACTTCTGTTCTTACAATCACTTCTAACGTGGTTTATGGTAAGAAAACTGGTAACACACCAGACGGACGTCGTGCAGGTGAACCATTTGCACCAGGTGCGAACCCAATGCATGGCCGTGATACAAAAGGTGCTTTAGCTTCATTATCATCAGTTGCTAAACTTCCTTACGAATATGGTCAAGACGGTATTTCTAACACATTCTCTATCGTACCTAAAGCATTAGGTCGCGAAGACGAATCTCAAATCAATAATTTAGTGGCAATGCTCGATGGTTATTCTACAAAAATGGGACATCATTTAAACATCAACGTATTTAATCGTGATACATTACTTGATGCGATGGATCACCCAGAAGAATACCCTCAATTAACTATCCGTGTTTCCGGATATGCAGTGAACTTCATTAAATTAACTCGTGAACAACAATTAGATGTTATTCACCGTACAATGCACGAATCTATGTAATTATAGGCGAGAACGCTTCAACAAGGATTGCTCACCAGTAGCAATCCTTGTTATTTAGGAAAGGAAGAGGAGAATTATGACAGAGGTTTTAGGAAGAGTTCATTCAGTAGAAACAATGGGAACAGTAGACGGTCCAGGTATCCGTTTTATCGTTTTTATGCAGGGGTGTTTGCTTCGTTGCCAATTTTGTCATAATCCCGATACTTGGAAAATTGGTACTGGCACAGAACGTTCTGCGCAAAATGTATTCAACGAAGCGATTAAATATAAAGAGTTTTGGGATGCATCAGGTGGTGGTGTTACAGTTAGTGGTGGTGAACCTTTACTTCAAGTAGATTTCCTAATTGAGTTTTTCACGCTATGTAAAAAAGCAGGTGTCCATACAACAATCGACTCTTGTGGTGGTTGTTTCACACGTGATCCTGAGTTTATCGAGAAATTGGACCGATTGATGGAAGTAACAGATTTAATTTTACTTGATATTAAACAAATTAACCCAGAAAAACATTTAAAACTGACTACAAAATCTAATGCACCAATTATTGATTTTGCTCACTATTTGCGTGATAAAGAGCAACCGATTTGGATTAGACATGTACTAATTCCAACTAAAACCGATGATCCTGAAGATTTAACAAAGCTTCATGAATTCATTCAAACACTTCCAAATGTAAAACAAGTGGATGTACTTCCATACCATACAATGGGAGTTTATAAATGGAAAGAAATGGGCATTCGTTATCCTTTAGAAGGTATCGAAGCACCAGAAGAAGAAGTGGTAGCTTTGGCTAATAAGATTTTAGAAACAAGTAGTTATAAATAGTAAAAACCGGCGAATCCTAAATTCGCCGGTTTTTTTATAGTATTTTATACATTTCTTCGCACCATCTTAGTTCTGTTTGAATCAAATCTAATCGTCTTGCATACACTTGATAAGACATGTTTTTTAACTTGTCTTGTTTGGTTTTTAAATCAAATAATTTGGCAAAGTGGTCAAGCGTTTCTTCAATTAATCCTAATTGTTCTTTTAAGTAGCGCTCTCTTTCTTGAATAAGTCCTTTAGTTCTAGTGTTATTTAGCCAATCTAATTGTATTTTCGTTGTAAATTCATCTCGGGTTACAGGTATTTTAAGTGGAGTTTCTGACCATTCAAGCAAAGAATCTAAACCAGATTGAGTGATAGTATAGACTTTTTTATCAGGCTTTTTATTTTGGGAATGTTTATGTACAACCAACAAACCTGCTTTTTCTAGCTTAGATAAAGAAGGGTAGATTTGGCTGTGATGTGTATTTTGCATAATTCGAAGCCGATTTGCTAACTCATAACCACTTGATGCTTCACGAGCAATCATTTGTAATAAAGTATATTCTAGTACATTTGGGATCATACAACAGCACCTCTAAATTTCTATTTAACCTTATTGTAAGCGATAAACATCAATAAGTAAAATATTTACATATGTAATAAATTATATATGTAAATATTGACATTAGTATTTATCAAGCGTAATATAATAATTGAGTTTTATTTGGAAAGGGAAGTGTAGTTGTATTATGATAACAGACAAGGAAATGAATACAGGGAAATGGATTACTGCAGCAGCTAGTTTGCTCGCATTTATGGGAATAGGGGTAGTTGATCCACTTTTACCTTCTATAGCAGAAAGTATTGGGGCATCGCATTCTCAAGTAGAAATGTTGTTTACTGCTTATATTTTTACCATGGCGATTATGATGATTCCGATTGGTATAGTTGCAGGGAAATTAGGGGATAAAAAGCTAATTGTTATCGGACTTTTTATTGTTACTATTTTTGCGTTATTATGTGGATTGTCAGATACAATTGGGGCGCTTTCAATTTTTCGTGCTGGTTGGGGATTTGGTAATTCGATGTTTATGGCTACAGCAATGACAATGCTTATTGCTTTATCAGAGACGCCAGGACATGCAATTGGTATTTATGAAGCTTCTATGGGGCTTGGAATGGCTTTTGGACCTTTGCTAGGTGGTATTTTAGGTAATATATCATGGCGTTATCCATTTTTTGCAACAGCTTGTTTAATTTTTATTGCATTTTTACTTATTTTATTTAAGGTGAAAGAACCTAAGAAGGTTGTGCAAGCTCCAACTGAAAAAAATGAAGTTGCCATTAAACAAATGTTACATTTATTTAAATATCGACCATTTTTGCAAATTGCATTTAGTGGCATGTTTTACTATTATTGTTTCTTTACTATACTAGCTTATTCACCACTCGTTCTTGGATTATCAGCTATTCAAATCGGTTTTGTATTTTTCGCTTGGGGACTTTGTCTAGCACTTGGTTCTGCCAAAATTTCTCACGCACTAGAATTTCGATTTAATAGCAAACAAATACTTAAGGGTTCCTTACTTGCTTGTGCGGTAATTTTAGCCTTGCTTGGTTTTATTGATAATACAGCAGTTGATATTGGTTTAATCGTTATTTCTGGACTAATTTTAGGAATAAATAATGCTTTATTTACAACAACTGTTATGGAACATTCACCATATGCAAGAAGTGTCACTAGTGGCGCATATAACTTTGTGCGTTGGTTGGGTGCAGCATTTGCACCGCTTTGCTCTGGATTACTCAGTGAAGCATTTGGGCTGAAAATGCCATTTATTGTTGCTAGTGTTATTTGTTTAGCTGGTATGGGTTTACTCTTCATTAAATTAAAGCCAGCACATTTTACCTTACAACAATCGACTTCAGTAAAAAGTGAATAAAATCAAAGTGGCTGAGTAATTTACTCAGTCTTTTTTTATGTTAAGAATTAATTATTTAACGTTTATCATTAAAAATATATTGACACGAACTATTATTTATAGGTATAATCAAGAAAAAAGGGAGAGATTCACATGAAACTAAAACGTTTACAAAAAATGAGTTCATTTCTGCATGTTGTACTTAAAATTTTATCGGTAAGTTCAGTGGTAATAGCAATAATCGTCTTTTTTATGAAATTATTTAATAGCAAAAATATAATAATGAACAAGTTGGAATCAGATACTATTTTTTATTTTCAAACAGAATTTTTTGCCATTCCAGATAATCAGCAGTATATTCAAACGGAGCAGTGGATTTTAGTTGGTGTTGCCATTTTTACTTGTATTTTAATCGCGTGGCTACTATGGATTGCTAGTCTGATTTTTAAGGACTTATCAACTGGATTTACGCCTTTCAGTGAGATTGAAATCAATAGATTGCGGAAAATTGCAGGCTTATTACTAATTTATGCCTTAGCTCCACAAATATTGTATTCTGTTTTGCATACCATACTAATACCGGGTTATAGTTTTACTTTTGGACTGAACATGTCATTTTTCTTTGCAATTATTTTTTATTGTTTAACAGAGATATTTCGTTATGGGGCGTTGTTGCAAAAAGAATCAGATGAAACTTTATGAATGGGGCGAAAAATGATGGCAATTGTATTGAGGCTGGATCGTATAATGGCCGATCGTAAAATATCATTAAATCAACTATCCAAAGAAGTCGGCGTAGCAAACGTCAACTTATCTAAAATAAAAACTGGTAAAGTAAGTGCAATTCGTTTTTCAACTTTAAATGAAATATGTAAAGTATTAAATTGTCAGCCAGGTGATATTTTAGAATATGTCAGTGATGATTTTAGCGAGTAAGAATCAATAATCAATAAAAATCGTGTTAGATTGGTTAATTCTAGCACGATTTTTTATATTTTTAATAAGTAAGTCTGTTTACATAATACATATTACTTCCTATAATATATATTATGTAAACTAGAAAATTACAAGTATAATTAAGAGAGAATTTATACCCTCTCTCAATCTTTTATTATCTTTTAGAGAAATATTTGTTATATAAAAACCAATTGAAAACAGTGCCTAACAACAATAGTATCCCGGCAATCCAAATGAAATTTTGATTCATATGTATATACGAAATATACAAGCCAATAATCAAGATAATAATAACTCCGAAAAACAAACTAATAATTCTTTTTCTCAACACATTCATCTCCTAGTTGTTATTAGTTAAATAATTATTCAGCAATACCCCACTCAATTTCATTACGCGCTTCATCTAAAGTTTTTCCTTCTAATTTAGCTTTTTTTAGAAGCTCTTCCAAAGAATTGAAATCTTGACAATATGTTCCGTCATCTCTAGCTAAACTACTGTCACCATTAGGCCCATGACTAATCCAATAATTAACATCATGGTATGTAAATAAATATTCCTCTCCACGTGAAAGTCCTTCTTTAAATAGCATATAATCGTCTTTATTCATAAATATTACCTCACTTAGTAGTACTTAATAGTCATATAATTGTTTATAGTTTCACTATGATTTTAACATATCTATCAATTTAGAACACTTTTTATAAGTATTATTCATTAAAAGTACATAAAAAAAGAAGACAAATTTCGTCTTCTTTGCTAGTTTTTTTGATAAAAAATTTTATTATTTAAGTTGTTTTCTCCAAAAAACTAGAACACTTGCTAAGCTTATGCATAAAACACCTAAAAAGATTGGTAAAAAGTTATTTTCATCGCCTGTTGAAGGTAACTGTTTGTTGGAAGGTTTTGAGGTTTTTCCTTCAATTGGATTGGGGCTTGCAGTCAGTTTCATATTCGTATTTGATCCATTATTTCCTTTTGCAGGTGTTCCTTTATCATTTTTTGGACTGGTATTTTTTGCAAATCGGGCGTATAAAGTGATGTTATTTGCAGGCATAATATCTGATGCAAAATCCCATTTGTTTCCACCTGTTTTTGCGTCATACCACCCAGTGAATGTGTATCCTTCTTTCACTGGAGCGGTTGGCTCTGTTACTAAATTTTGATATGCAACACTTTCGGTGGTTTCTTTCCCGTCAATGTTAAAAGTTGCAGTATAATTATTGATGCTAAACTGTGCGTATAATGTGATATCATTTGCAGGCATAGTATCTGATGCAAAATCCCATTTGTTTCCACCAATTTTTGCGTCATACCATCCAGTAAAAGTGTACCCTTCTTTCGTTGGAGTAGCAGGTTCTTCTAAAAAGCTATCCACTTCAACCATTTCATTAGTTTCTTTTCCCTCTATATTAAAAACTACTTTATAAGATACTGCTTCTTCTTGCAAGGGTTGATATACTATACCTTGAAAGATAGCAGTTTCTCCTTGGCTAATTGGAATGGTTTGGTAATAAACATAATTAACTTCAGGAACATAAGTAGGCAAATTCCAAGTGATATTTGGACTATTATACTTTCCTTCATCACTTATATAATCAGGTAATGGGTCTAATAAAGTGCCATCAATTCCTATCACATTATTAGGAATACTTAAATCAGTTTGAAAAGGTATAATAGGATTATTAATATTTTGACCACTAATATTCAAGTAGCTTAAATTATTGGCTAGACCGGATAAAGAACTTATATCCTTAATCTGGTTATCATCTAACGAGAGAGATGTTAAGCTAGTGAGATTCACTAGTGAGCGAATATCACTTATATTGTTATCAATTAAACTTAATTCCGTTAATTTCGTTAAATTGTTCAAATAAATTAAATCACTATCTTTTAACCCATCTTGATCTAAAACTAAATTTCTTAAATTAATTAAATTGGCTACTGGACTAAAATCGCTTATTGGAGAAATTCTTACTGTCAAACTTTCTAGATTGGTTAAATTAGATAAGGCACTGATATTGCTTAATTTTGGAGAAGCTATCCATAAATCAGTTAAGTTAGCTAAATTAGATAGAGCACTGATATCACTTAACTCCAGTGAACCTACAGTGAAATTGGTTAAAGTAGTTAATCCAGAAAGAGCGGTAATATCCTTTAGTTGTAAATTCTCACCTAAATTAAGATTTTTTAAGTTAGTTAATCCAGCTAAATTATTTATATTGCTTATGTCATTCTCATTTAAGTCTATTTTCACTAAATTGTTTAAATATTGAATACCTTCAATCGATTTGATATTCTTATTTCCCCCGTTAAGGATTGTTAATGTGTCCAACTCATTTTGAGAGATTATATCATTTACACTGGTCTTTCCTAATTCGACTCGCATAACTTCAGCTAAATCAGAGTCAGGAAAAAGCTCATTAATAGCTGTAGGTTGTGTGATGGTATCTGCTTGTACTTCTGTTTCATTACCTATAATAATCCACATACTGACAGCTGCAATTAACATTAAAGCTAGAAGATTTTGAGTTATCCTAAGCAGTAAAATACATTTTGTTTTCATTTTTAATCTCCTTTTAATTCATCATAATATCATACTTATTATATACCCTTTAAATATAACAGATAACTCCCATGATAGTTTACTTAAACATGTCATTTTTTAGATTAATTGTGACAAGTCTATTAACTTCGCTCCCATTTAGAAAATAAAAACCTTAACTACCAAATGTAATTAAGGTTAATTCAACTTATTTTGTACTTTTTCTTGTAGTAAAGATGTAAATAGCACCTATTAATAGGCCGAAACCGATAATGGAAGATAAATTATTGGTTGTATCACCTGTTTTCGGTAATTCATAAGTGTTTGCTGGTTGAATAATATTTTTTACTGGCTTTTCAAATGAGTTTGATAAGCTTTGAGTAACTGTTTCAACAATAGGTTTCACTATTTTAGTAGGTTCATTTGTTGTCGAAATACCTTTTCTTAAAATAGTGGGTGTGATAGGTTTGGTTGGATTAGTCGGAACAACTATCTCACTGTCGTTATCTTTACTATAAATATAAGCTACTTCTTGGCTTTCAGTTGTAAATATGCCACTCCGATTAGTGGGTATTTTAGTTAATGAGTAACCTTCAAAAGATTTTTCTTCTGTTTCAAAAGTTGCCCCAATCTCCCCTGTCAAATTGATTTGATCAGCAAGTTGATTGCCATTTGTGTCTTCGTAGGTTACAGTGACGTCTTTTGCTGTTTCTAGAGGAGTCGTCATTTTTTTATATTTGAAAACGACGAGCTGCGGCTGGTTGGTATAAGTCCCAGTTTGATTTGGAGGCATTTGGCTTAATTCGTAACCATCCATTGTTTTTATTTCTGCTTGATAAGAAGCGCCAATTTTTCCAGAAAGTATTTCTTCTGGTGCGATTGCCTCATTGGTCTCTTCGTCGACATATTGGATAGACACATTTTCTCCATCGACAAGAGTTTTTTCATAAACATAATTCACTTGTGTAATGTTTGTGTTTGTTGTGTAGGTTCCAGTTGCATTTGTAGGTGTTTCTTTTACCTGAAAACCGTCAATTGTTTTTGGAAGGGTTTTATACTCTTCACCGAGCTTCCCAGACATTGTATCTGATGGTGCTAGTGTGTGGCCTGCTTCATCCACAAAATTAATTTGCACTCTTGCTTTCTCAATCGCTGTGAATGGCCCGGCTAATTTGTATGATACTTGCCCCGGATAAGCAA comes from the Listeria welshimeri serovar 6b str. SLCC5334 genome and includes:
- a CDS encoding MucBP domain-containing protein — protein: MKQHRRSIFILIIFMSIISLTFNPFSAKAAPLMLNIPAPQVDPLYIGDDYITGKLQQEVPMQYPGNAAYVLLNNKQYYITDYTVENAESFRLKLPKTLEPGDTLNYFTITGSVIDPVAYPGQVSYKLAGPFTAIEKARVQINFVDEAGHTLAPSDTMSGKLGEEYKTLPKTIDGFQVKETPTNATGTYTTNTNITQVNYVYEKTLVDGENVSIQYVDEETNEAIAPEEILSGKIGASYQAEIKTMDGYELSQMPPNQTGTYTNQPQLVVFKYKKMTTPLETAKDVTVTYEDTNGNQLADQINLTGEIGATFETEEKSFEGYSLTKIPTNRSGIFTTESQEVAYIYSKDNDSEIVVPTNPTKPITPTILRKGISTTNEPTKIVKPIVETVTQSLSNSFEKPVKNIIQPANTYELPKTGDTTNNLSSIIGFGLLIGAIYIFTTRKSTK
- a CDS encoding helix-turn-helix transcriptional regulator — translated: MIPNVLEYTLLQMIAREASSGYELANRLRIMQNTHHSQIYPSLSKLEKAGLLVVHKHSQNKKPDKKVYTITQSGLDSLLEWSETPLKIPVTRDEFTTKIQLDWLNNTRTKGLIQERERYLKEQLGLIEETLDHFAKLFDLKTKQDKLKNMSYQVYARRLDLIQTELRWCEEMYKIL
- a CDS encoding helix-turn-helix domain-containing protein, yielding MAIVLRLDRIMADRKISLNQLSKEVGVANVNLSKIKTGKVSAIRFSTLNEICKVLNCQPGDILEYVSDDFSE
- a CDS encoding DUF2975 domain-containing protein — translated: MKLKRLQKMSSFLHVVLKILSVSSVVIAIIVFFMKLFNSKNIIMNKLESDTIFYFQTEFFAIPDNQQYIQTEQWILVGVAIFTCILIAWLLWIASLIFKDLSTGFTPFSEIEINRLRKIAGLLLIYALAPQILYSVLHTILIPGYSFTFGLNMSFFFAIIFYCLTEIFRYGALLQKESDETL
- a CDS encoding InlB B-repeat-containing protein, producing the protein MKTKCILLLRITQNLLALMLIAAVSMWIIIGNETEVQADTITQPTAINELFPDSDLAEVMRVELGKTSVNDIISQNELDTLTILNGGNKNIKSIEGIQYLNNLVKIDLNENDISNINNLAGLTNLKNLNLGENLQLKDITALSGLTTLTNFTVGSLELSDISALSNLANLTDLWIASPKLSNISALSNLTNLESLTVRISPISDFSPVANLINLRNLVLDQDGLKDSDLIYLNNLTKLTELSLIDNNISDIRSLVNLTSLTSLSLDDNQIKDISSLSGLANNLSYLNISGQNINNPIIPFQTDLSIPNNVIGIDGTLLDPLPDYISDEGKYNSPNITWNLPTYVPEVNYVYYQTIPISQGETAIFQGIVYQPLQEEAVSYKVVFNIEGKETNEMVEVDSFLEEPATPTKEGYTFTGWYDAKIGGNKWDFASDTMPANDITLYAQFSINNYTATFNIDGKETTESVAYQNLVTEPTAPVKEGYTFTGWYDAKTGGNKWDFASDIMPANNITLYARFAKNTSPKNDKGTPAKGNNGSNTNMKLTASPNPIEGKTSKPSNKQLPSTGDENNFLPIFLGVLCISLASVLVFWRKQLK
- the pflB gene encoding formate C-acetyltransferase; translated protein: MTEQWYEFAGGNWQQEVDVRDFILKNYRLYDGDDTFLVGPTEATTKLWDQVMDLTKQERENGGVLDMDTKIVSTITSHDPGYLNKDLEKVVGVQTDVPFKRALQPFGGIRMAEVAAESYGFKVDEEISHIFSEYRKTHNQGVFDAYTAEMRAARKSGVITGLPDAYGRGRIIGDYRRVALYGVDFLIKQKKQDLNNTGLRTMSDDVIRQREELNEQIRALGELKVLGEKHGFDLSRPAKTAQEAFQWLYLGYLAAIKEQNGAAMSLGRTSTFLDIYVERDLRNGLITEEEAQEIVDHFIMKLRLVKFARTPDYNELFSGDPTWVTESIGGITEEGVPLVTKNSFRFLHTLDNLGPAPEPNLTVLWSTQLPSGFKKFCAKMSIKTSAIQYENDDVMRPKWGDDYAIACCVSAMRVGKQMQFFGARANLAKTLLYAINGGIDEKSKAQVGPAYRPVEGDVLDYKEVMEKYDAMMEWIAELYLNTLNVIHYMHDKYAYERIEMALHDTEVLRTMATGIAGLSVAADSLSAIKYATVRPIRDEDGIVVDYEIEGDYPKYGNNDDRVDEIAVELLKTFMTKVRKHKTYRDAVHTTSVLTITSNVVYGKKTGNTPDGRRAGEPFAPGANPMHGRDTKGALASLSSVAKLPYEYGQDGISNTFSIVPKALGREDESQINNLVAMLDGYSTKMGHHLNINVFNRDTLLDAMDHPEEYPQLTIRVSGYAVNFIKLTREQQLDVIHRTMHESM
- the mdrL gene encoding multidrug efflux MFS transporter MdrL — encoded protein: MITDKEMNTGKWITAAASLLAFMGIGVVDPLLPSIAESIGASHSQVEMLFTAYIFTMAIMMIPIGIVAGKLGDKKLIVIGLFIVTIFALLCGLSDTIGALSIFRAGWGFGNSMFMATAMTMLIALSETPGHAIGIYEASMGLGMAFGPLLGGILGNISWRYPFFATACLIFIAFLLILFKVKEPKKVVQAPTEKNEVAIKQMLHLFKYRPFLQIAFSGMFYYYCFFTILAYSPLVLGLSAIQIGFVFFAWGLCLALGSAKISHALEFRFNSKQILKGSLLACAVILALLGFIDNTAVDIGLIVISGLILGINNALFTTTVMEHSPYARSVTSGAYNFVRWLGAAFAPLCSGLLSEAFGLKMPFIVASVICLAGMGLLFIKLKPAHFTLQQSTSVKSE
- the pflA gene encoding pyruvate formate-lyase-activating protein produces the protein MTEVLGRVHSVETMGTVDGPGIRFIVFMQGCLLRCQFCHNPDTWKIGTGTERSAQNVFNEAIKYKEFWDASGGGVTVSGGEPLLQVDFLIEFFTLCKKAGVHTTIDSCGGCFTRDPEFIEKLDRLMEVTDLILLDIKQINPEKHLKLTTKSNAPIIDFAHYLRDKEQPIWIRHVLIPTKTDDPEDLTKLHEFIQTLPNVKQVDVLPYHTMGVYKWKEMGIRYPLEGIEAPEEEVVALANKILETSSYK
- a CDS encoding glycerol-3-phosphate responsive antiterminator yields the protein MELPFSGQPIIPAAHNQKDMEKILELDLTYMVMLETHVAQLKSLVKYAQAAGKKVLLHADLVNGLKNDDYAIDFLCKEIHPDGIISTRGNAIMKAKQHKMLAIQRLFMIDSSAYNKGVALIQKVQPDCIELLPGIIPEQVQKMTQKLHIPVIAGGLIETQEQIDQVIASGAVAVTTSNKHLW